The following coding sequences lie in one Verrucomicrobiota bacterium JB022 genomic window:
- a CDS encoding aldehyde dehydrogenase EutE: protein MDAATIQNIVKQVLAEMGANASAPAANGAPFVLSKPSSRPGVFPDAASAIEAANAAQQKLRKLGIAGRKEAIRIIKTMCAENATEWGKIEFAETKVGRLDHKIEKLHGIANLPGTEWLSPLGMSGDHGISLEEQAPFGTVAAISPVTHSIPTISSNAVSMIAAGNSLVVNAHPNGAKCAAMAVAAFNEALDAKLGLRNLVTIIEEPSLESFDALIKSPGIDLICVTGGPAVVKAAMASGKRAICAGPGNPPVLVDATADLDKAARDIILGAAYDNNLLCIGEKQVFVVDAVFDAFLRAMEKAGAMRLNDAQLQRLTEAAFTYKPDGGGCSHPVLNRKLVGADATVLAQEAGTSAPKGTELLFAVTNADHPFVQEEQMMPMLPIVRVRDVAEGIERCRQSEHNYRHSAICHSRDIGVLTEMGRAMNCTLFVKNGPSFAGLGMGGEGYLNFTIATTTGEGIVTPATFTRKRRCVMVDNLNIVG from the coding sequence ATGGACGCAGCCACCATCCAGAACATCGTCAAGCAAGTGCTGGCGGAGATGGGCGCCAACGCCAGTGCACCCGCCGCCAACGGCGCACCCTTTGTCCTCAGCAAGCCGAGCAGCCGCCCGGGCGTATTCCCCGACGCGGCCTCCGCGATCGAAGCCGCCAACGCGGCCCAGCAAAAGCTGCGCAAGCTCGGCATTGCCGGCCGCAAGGAAGCCATCCGCATCATCAAGACGATGTGCGCGGAGAATGCGACCGAGTGGGGCAAGATCGAGTTTGCCGAGACCAAGGTAGGCCGCCTCGACCACAAGATCGAGAAGCTGCACGGCATCGCCAACCTGCCCGGCACCGAATGGCTCTCGCCCCTCGGGATGAGCGGCGACCACGGCATTTCGCTGGAAGAACAGGCGCCCTTCGGCACCGTCGCCGCGATCTCGCCCGTCACCCACTCGATCCCCACCATTTCGTCCAACGCGGTCAGCATGATCGCGGCCGGCAACAGCCTCGTCGTCAACGCCCACCCCAATGGCGCCAAGTGCGCGGCCATGGCGGTTGCGGCCTTCAATGAAGCGCTGGACGCCAAGCTGGGCCTGCGCAACCTGGTGACGATCATCGAAGAGCCCTCGCTGGAATCCTTTGACGCCCTCATCAAGTCGCCCGGCATCGACCTGATCTGCGTGACCGGCGGCCCCGCCGTGGTGAAAGCGGCCATGGCCAGCGGCAAGCGTGCGATCTGCGCCGGCCCGGGCAACCCGCCCGTGCTCGTCGATGCCACCGCCGACCTCGACAAGGCCGCCCGCGACATCATCCTCGGCGCCGCCTACGACAACAACTTGCTCTGCATCGGCGAAAAGCAGGTCTTCGTGGTCGATGCCGTCTTCGACGCCTTCCTCCGCGCGATGGAAAAGGCCGGGGCGATGCGCCTCAACGACGCCCAGCTCCAGCGCCTGACCGAAGCCGCCTTTACCTACAAGCCCGACGGCGGCGGTTGCTCGCACCCGGTGCTCAACCGCAAGCTGGTGGGTGCCGACGCCACTGTGCTCGCCCAGGAAGCCGGCACGAGCGCCCCCAAGGGCACCGAGTTGCTCTTTGCGGTGACGAATGCCGACCACCCCTTTGTGCAGGAAGAGCAGATGATGCCGATGCTGCCCATCGTGCGCGTGCGCGACGTGGCCGAAGGCATTGAACGCTGCCGCCAGAGCGAGCACAATTATCGCCACTCCGCCATCTGCCACTCCCGCGACATCGGGGTGCTGACGGAGATGGGCCGCGCGATGAACTGCACACTCTTTGTGAAGAACGGACCCTCGTTTGCCGGCCTCGGCATGGGCGGCGAAGGCTACCTCAACTTCACCATCGCCACCACCACCGGCGAAGGGATCGTCACCCCCGCCACCTTCACGCGCAAACGCCGCTGCGTGATGGTCGACAACCTCAACATCGTCGGATAA
- a CDS encoding EutN/CcmL family microcompartment protein: MFLARVIGKVVSTKKDESMTGHRLLLLRPMLVDDQQPSRFRAGSNTVVAVDPIGAAHNEMVLFVQGSSARQVANLKPLPIDAAVIGIVDSVNVLGEALYESSTDAQ, from the coding sequence ATGTTTCTGGCACGCGTCATCGGCAAGGTCGTCTCGACCAAAAAGGACGAGAGCATGACGGGGCACCGCCTCCTCCTGCTGCGCCCGATGCTGGTCGACGACCAACAGCCCAGCCGCTTCCGCGCCGGCAGCAACACCGTCGTGGCAGTCGATCCCATCGGCGCGGCCCATAACGAGATGGTCCTCTTTGTGCAGGGCAGCAGTGCCCGCCAGGTCGCCAACCTCAAGCCCCTGCCGATCGACGCCGCCGTCATCGGCATTGTCGACAGCGTGAACGTGCTCGGTGAGGCGCTCTACGAGAGCTCCACCGACGCGCAATAA
- a CDS encoding BMC domain-containing protein: MKEAIGLLETKGLVALISGTDAMLKAANVTLTGPLKNVGSALVTASVTGNVAAVKAAIDAGAEAASRVGEVVSAHVIARPEGQVAKLLPAEAPAPAAASTAKK; this comes from the coding sequence ATGAAAGAAGCCATCGGACTCCTTGAAACCAAGGGCCTCGTCGCCCTGATCAGCGGCACCGACGCCATGCTGAAGGCCGCCAACGTGACCCTGACCGGGCCGCTCAAGAACGTGGGCAGCGCACTCGTCACCGCCTCCGTCACGGGCAATGTCGCCGCCGTCAAGGCCGCGATCGACGCCGGGGCCGAGGCCGCCAGCCGCGTCGGCGAAGTCGTCAGCGCGCACGTCATCGCCCGCCCGGAAGGCCAGGTCGCCAAGCTCCTCCCGGCGGAAGCACCCGCCCCCGCCGCCGCGTCCACCGCGAAGAAATAA
- a CDS encoding acetate/propionate family kinase: protein MKILVANLGSTSYKYTLFNATATGLDAVAKGKYERVEDHGLVIEHSLQALIDEGHLASLDELAAVGFKTVMGGDVTGCRLADDTVLEALERTAPLAPAHNPPYAAGIRQFARLAPKATHVVLFETAFYQWVAPVAKRYAVPQAWYEAGVRRYGFHGASHKFIAERSAELLGRADIVERVQSLYAGKPEELPAFEGQPLRVISCHLGGSSSVTAIRNGTAIGTSMGFSPQSGLPQNNRVGDLDAMAIPFALRQLGLSLDEVDRQLTKQSGLLGVSGLSNDIRDLKDAAAQGHADAQTALDLLNHEIRRWASSFLFDLNGLDAIAFTGGIGEFNPDVRAAVCRSLEFLGLELDAAANEACLGAEAVISTAASKVKVLVIPANEEAVIATETQRFLQRRKH, encoded by the coding sequence ATGAAGATCCTCGTCGCCAACCTGGGCTCGACCTCCTACAAGTACACCCTCTTCAACGCCACCGCCACCGGCCTCGACGCCGTGGCCAAGGGCAAATACGAGCGGGTGGAAGACCATGGGCTGGTCATCGAGCACAGCCTGCAAGCCCTGATCGACGAGGGGCACCTCGCCAGCCTCGACGAGCTGGCGGCGGTGGGTTTCAAGACCGTCATGGGCGGCGATGTGACGGGTTGCCGCCTGGCCGACGATACGGTGCTGGAAGCGCTGGAGCGCACGGCACCGCTCGCCCCGGCCCACAACCCGCCCTACGCGGCCGGCATCCGCCAGTTTGCCCGCCTCGCACCGAAGGCCACCCACGTGGTGCTCTTCGAGACGGCCTTTTACCAATGGGTCGCCCCCGTGGCCAAGCGCTACGCGGTGCCCCAGGCCTGGTACGAAGCCGGCGTGCGGCGCTACGGCTTCCACGGCGCTTCCCACAAGTTCATCGCCGAGCGTTCGGCCGAGCTGCTGGGCCGCGCCGACATCGTCGAGCGCGTGCAAAGCCTCTACGCCGGGAAGCCGGAAGAGCTGCCGGCCTTCGAGGGCCAGCCGCTACGCGTCATCTCGTGTCACCTCGGCGGCAGCAGCTCCGTTACTGCCATCCGCAACGGTACCGCGATCGGCACGAGCATGGGCTTCAGCCCGCAAAGCGGCCTGCCGCAAAACAACCGCGTGGGCGACCTCGACGCCATGGCGATCCCGTTTGCCCTGCGGCAACTCGGCTTGAGCCTCGACGAAGTCGACCGCCAGTTGACCAAGCAAAGCGGCCTGCTCGGCGTCTCTGGCCTCAGCAACGATATCCGGGACTTGAAGGACGCGGCGGCCCAGGGCCATGCCGACGCCCAGACCGCGCTCGATTTGCTCAACCACGAGATCCGCCGCTGGGCCAGCTCGTTCCTCTTCGACCTCAACGGACTCGACGCCATCGCCTTCACCGGCGGCATCGGCGAGTTCAACCCCGACGTGCGGGCCGCCGTCTGCCGCAGCCTCGAATTCCTCGGCCTCGAGCTCGATGCCGCCGCCAACGAGGCCTGCCTGGGCGCCGAAGCCGTCATTTCCACCGCCGCCTCCAAAGTCAAGGTGCTCGTGATCCCGGCCAACGAAGAAGCCGTCATCGCCACCGAGACCCAGCGCTTCCTCCAGCGCCGGAAGCACTAA
- a CDS encoding BMC domain-containing protein, whose amino-acid sequence MNKALGMIETKGFVTMFEACDAALKAADVTMLGWEKAGSGLVAAFFSGDVASVKAGVDAAAEAASRVGTVVAVQVIARPHEDLGKLGSFVRN is encoded by the coding sequence ATGAACAAAGCGCTCGGAATGATCGAAACCAAGGGTTTCGTCACCATGTTTGAAGCCTGCGACGCCGCCCTAAAGGCCGCCGACGTAACCATGCTGGGCTGGGAAAAGGCCGGCAGCGGTCTCGTCGCCGCCTTCTTCTCCGGCGACGTGGCCAGCGTCAAGGCCGGGGTCGATGCCGCCGCCGAAGCCGCCTCCCGCGTCGGGACAGTCGTGGCCGTGCAGGTGATCGCCCGCCCCCATGAAGACCTGGGCAAGCTCGGGTCGTTCGTCCGCAACTAA
- a CDS encoding BMC domain-containing protein encodes MNESIGLIETLGFVGSVEAADAMAKAAGVNVAQKVEIGGGYITVVVTGDVGSVKAAVDAGQAAAQRVGEFVAAHVIARPHAELLKQLGF; translated from the coding sequence ATGAACGAATCTATCGGATTGATCGAAACCCTCGGCTTCGTGGGCAGCGTCGAAGCCGCCGATGCCATGGCCAAGGCCGCTGGCGTCAACGTAGCTCAGAAAGTCGAGATCGGCGGCGGATACATCACCGTAGTCGTGACCGGCGACGTGGGCAGCGTGAAGGCCGCCGTTGATGCTGGCCAGGCCGCCGCTCAACGCGTGGGCGAATTCGTCGCCGCGCACGTCATTGCCCGCCCGCACGCCGAGTTGCTCAAGCAACTGGGCTTCTAG
- a CDS encoding phosphate propanoyltransferase has product MTPSTKTLPPRAAIEHLVRRAVYQRLSLNLPMVAQGPNPLLVNVSARHCHLTQEAVEILFGPGYQLKPQKWLYQEGQYAAAESVTLIGPRSRVISNLRILGPCRTLNQVELAFTDARALGFDIPVRLSGDIAGTPGCMLMGPRGFFEMKEGVIRAGIHVHMSPEDAAFYGVKHKDVMKLKVHGPCATTFDQMLVRVDPSFKLEVHLDTDEGNACGLGPDTLCELIP; this is encoded by the coding sequence ATGACCCCCTCGACGAAAACCCTTCCTCCCCGCGCCGCCATCGAACACCTGGTGCGCCGGGCCGTGTATCAGCGTTTGTCGCTGAACCTCCCCATGGTGGCCCAAGGGCCCAACCCGCTGCTTGTTAACGTGTCGGCCCGCCACTGCCACCTGACTCAGGAGGCGGTGGAGATTCTATTCGGGCCTGGTTATCAACTGAAGCCGCAGAAGTGGCTCTACCAGGAGGGGCAATACGCCGCCGCCGAATCGGTGACGTTGATCGGCCCCCGCAGCCGCGTGATCTCCAACCTGCGTATCCTCGGCCCCTGCCGCACCCTCAACCAGGTGGAGCTGGCCTTTACCGATGCCCGCGCGCTGGGCTTCGACATCCCCGTGCGCCTCTCCGGCGACATCGCGGGCACGCCCGGCTGCATGCTGATGGGCCCGCGCGGCTTCTTCGAAATGAAGGAGGGCGTGATTCGCGCCGGCATCCACGTCCACATGTCGCCCGAAGACGCCGCCTTTTACGGGGTGAAGCACAAGGACGTGATGAAGCTGAAGGTGCACGGCCCCTGCGCCACGACGTTCGACCAGATGCTGGTGCGCGTCGACCCGAGTTTCAAGCTGGAGGTGCACCTCGACACCGACGAGGGCAACGCCTGCGGCCTCGGCCCCGATACTCTTTGCGAACTGATCCCCTAA
- a CDS encoding class I SAM-dependent methyltransferase yields the protein MNQLSSEPRTQQNYGADPLAVRNTDKYVDEYVGGFVDKWDDLIDWQGRAKSEGSFFIDLLKKRGARKVLDVATGTGFHSVRLLNEGFDVVSADGSPEMLARAFANGRKHGHILRTVNADWRWLNRDVHGKFDAIICLGNSFTHLFSERDRRKALAEFYAALRHDGILILDQRNYDMIVDSGFKSKHTFYYCGDNISAEPEHVDEGLARFCYKFPDGSKYHLNMFPLRRDYSVRLMKEVGFQKVETYADFQETYRQEEPDFYIHVAEKAYPKDEIDPEA from the coding sequence ATGAATCAACTTAGCTCTGAACCTCGAACTCAACAGAATTACGGCGCCGACCCGCTCGCGGTGCGCAATACCGACAAATACGTGGACGAATACGTCGGCGGCTTTGTCGACAAATGGGACGACCTGATCGACTGGCAGGGCCGCGCGAAAAGCGAAGGAAGCTTTTTTATCGACCTGCTGAAGAAGCGCGGCGCCCGCAAGGTGCTCGATGTCGCCACCGGCACCGGCTTCCACTCGGTGCGCCTGCTCAACGAAGGATTCGACGTCGTCAGTGCCGATGGCTCCCCGGAGATGCTCGCCCGGGCCTTTGCCAATGGTCGCAAGCACGGCCACATCCTGCGCACCGTCAATGCCGACTGGCGCTGGCTCAACCGCGATGTGCACGGCAAATTCGACGCCATCATCTGCCTCGGCAACTCGTTTACGCACCTGTTTTCGGAGCGCGACCGCCGCAAGGCTCTGGCCGAATTCTACGCCGCCCTGCGCCACGACGGCATCCTCATCCTCGACCAGCGCAATTACGACATGATCGTGGACTCGGGCTTCAAGTCGAAGCACACCTTCTACTACTGCGGCGACAATATCTCGGCTGAGCCCGAGCACGTCGACGAAGGCCTCGCGCGCTTCTGCTACAAGTTCCCCGACGGCTCGAAGTACCACCTCAACATGTTCCCGCTGCGCCGCGATTACTCCGTGCGCCTGATGAAGGAAGTGGGCTTCCAGAAGGTCGAGACCTATGCCGACTTCCAGGAAACCTACCGCCAGGAAGAGCCCGACTTCTACATCCACGTGGCGGAGAAGGCCTATCCGAAAGACGAAATCGACCCCGAAGCGTAA
- a CDS encoding methyltransferase domain-containing protein, which translates to MSNTLAQEVEAKARHYYDSGDADNFYYQIWGGEDIHVGWYNSANEAISPASRRTVERMANKLKHPTGTRVLDIGAGYGGSCRFLAKQKGYHCTALNLSTVQNQRDRQMNREQGLEDRVNVVDGSFEDLPFDDASYDVVWSQDAILHSGDRKLVFQEVDRVLKPGGEFIFTDPMQKHGVDAKLLEPVLARIHLSSMGSIETYKGFAKELGWEVVEVEDATDKLVMHYTRVLQELERREAELKGAVSDDYIDRMKVGLNHWIRAGREGALSWGILHFRKPAA; encoded by the coding sequence ATGAGTAATACCCTCGCACAAGAAGTCGAAGCCAAGGCCCGCCACTACTACGACAGCGGCGACGCCGACAACTTTTACTACCAGATCTGGGGTGGCGAAGACATCCACGTGGGCTGGTACAACAGCGCCAACGAAGCCATCTCGCCCGCCAGCCGCCGCACCGTCGAGCGCATGGCCAACAAGCTCAAGCACCCCACGGGCACCCGCGTGCTCGACATCGGGGCCGGCTACGGCGGCTCCTGCCGCTTCTTGGCCAAACAGAAGGGATACCACTGCACCGCGCTCAATCTCAGCACCGTGCAGAACCAGCGCGACCGCCAGATGAACCGCGAGCAAGGCCTCGAAGACCGCGTCAACGTGGTCGACGGCAGCTTTGAAGATCTGCCCTTCGACGATGCCTCCTACGATGTGGTGTGGTCGCAAGACGCCATCCTGCACAGCGGCGATCGCAAGCTCGTCTTCCAGGAGGTCGACCGCGTGCTCAAGCCCGGCGGCGAATTCATCTTTACCGATCCGATGCAAAAGCACGGTGTCGATGCCAAGCTGCTGGAGCCCGTGCTCGCCCGCATCCACCTCAGCAGCATGGGCTCGATCGAGACCTACAAAGGTTTTGCCAAGGAGCTGGGTTGGGAAGTCGTGGAAGTCGAAGATGCGACCGACAAGCTCGTCATGCACTACACTCGCGTGTTGCAAGAGCTGGAGCGCCGCGAGGCCGAGTTGAAGGGCGCGGTGAGCGACGACTATATCGACCGCATGAAGGTGGGCCTCAACCACTGGATCCGCGCCGGTCGTGAAGGTGCGCTCTCGTGGGGCATCCTCCACTTCCGCAAGCCTGCGGCGTAG